In Edaphobacter paludis, a single window of DNA contains:
- a CDS encoding CocE/NonD family hydrolase, with translation MRVRRGFAALLCGLVLASASAAWGRQKSADQVAVTLSASALDQYVGLYHGSEEPDAVDSVYREGDKLYIENERKPRAELRAEAVDRFFAPGTLLHLQFVRGAGGKVTGVTMVYGPNASWSLERFSDVAVRLNHALAYSRTTVMMPMRDGAKLHAVILRPVGSETSGAPLPFLMERTPYGTDDDSSDSVNSSKPELAASGYIFVFCDIRGRYESEGKFVMNRPIVAHVTKNDVDETTDTRDTIDWLLKNVPNNNGRVGVIGVSYPGFLAMMAGIDPHPAVKAISPQAPMTDVWMGDDFFHNGAFRETYGFDYVQELEKQKTAKRVESTGDTYDFFLQHVNFAGAAKAAHMSNLPTAKAFITQPSYTKFWQDMAVQRHLTRVEVPTLEVGGWWDQEDMWGTQAEYAALEPHDAKHEVFLVLGPWNHGGWSWTTRHLGPLDFGASTGDQYRKTVEAPFFEKYLKDRAGFDLKDTDSFRTGVNKWERYDVWPPKIGFKAEKLYLTEGGGLSFTAPVGGGAAASYVSDPANPIPYRPRPIQATYGDGSKWRTWLVDDQRFVSGRKDLANFSTPVLDHDVTVTGNVKADLFAATTGSDADWVVKLIDVYPDDSPGEMAGYQLMIADEIFRGRYLKSFEKPEPLVPGQVTEFKWSLHGVDHTFLKGHRMMVEVQSSWFPLYDRNPQTFVPDIMTAPKKAYKAETETIFGSAKYPSHLEFSESK, from the coding sequence ATGCGGGTTCGCCGAGGGTTTGCCGCGCTGCTTTGCGGGTTGGTACTGGCGTCGGCATCTGCGGCGTGGGGGAGACAGAAGTCCGCCGATCAGGTTGCGGTGACGTTGAGTGCGAGTGCGCTCGATCAGTATGTGGGGCTCTATCACGGGTCTGAAGAGCCGGATGCGGTGGATTCGGTTTATCGCGAGGGCGACAAGTTATATATCGAGAATGAACGGAAGCCGCGAGCGGAACTGCGCGCCGAGGCTGTGGACCGTTTCTTTGCGCCGGGAACGTTACTGCATCTGCAGTTTGTGCGGGGTGCCGGGGGAAAGGTCACTGGCGTAACAATGGTGTACGGACCGAACGCTTCGTGGAGTCTGGAACGCTTCAGCGATGTGGCGGTTCGGCTAAATCATGCGCTTGCTTATTCGCGTACGACGGTGATGATGCCCATGCGCGATGGGGCGAAGCTTCATGCGGTGATTCTGCGGCCGGTGGGGTCGGAGACGAGCGGAGCGCCGCTGCCGTTTTTGATGGAGCGGACGCCTTATGGGACAGATGACGACAGCTCGGACAGCGTGAACAGCAGCAAGCCGGAGCTGGCGGCGAGCGGATATATCTTCGTGTTCTGCGATATTCGCGGGCGGTACGAGTCGGAGGGGAAGTTTGTGATGAACCGGCCTATCGTCGCGCATGTGACAAAGAATGATGTGGACGAGACGACGGATACGCGGGACACGATTGACTGGCTGCTGAAGAATGTTCCGAACAATAATGGGCGCGTAGGTGTGATCGGGGTCTCGTATCCGGGCTTCCTGGCGATGATGGCGGGGATTGATCCACATCCGGCAGTGAAGGCGATCTCACCGCAGGCTCCGATGACAGACGTCTGGATGGGAGATGACTTCTTTCATAATGGAGCGTTTCGCGAGACGTATGGGTTCGACTATGTGCAGGAGCTGGAGAAACAAAAGACGGCCAAGCGTGTGGAGAGCACGGGAGACACCTACGATTTCTTTTTGCAGCATGTGAACTTTGCCGGAGCGGCCAAGGCCGCGCATATGAGCAATCTGCCTACGGCGAAGGCGTTTATAACGCAGCCTTCCTACACGAAGTTCTGGCAGGATATGGCAGTGCAGCGGCATTTGACCAGGGTCGAGGTGCCTACGCTGGAAGTCGGCGGCTGGTGGGATCAGGAAGATATGTGGGGGACACAGGCGGAGTATGCGGCGCTGGAGCCGCATGATGCGAAGCATGAGGTGTTTCTGGTGCTGGGTCCGTGGAACCATGGCGGGTGGTCGTGGACGACGCGGCATCTGGGACCGCTGGACTTTGGCGCGTCTACGGGAGATCAGTATCGCAAGACGGTGGAGGCGCCTTTCTTTGAGAAGTATTTGAAGGACAGGGCTGGCTTTGACTTGAAGGACACGGATAGCTTTCGTACCGGCGTGAATAAGTGGGAGCGGTATGATGTTTGGCCACCGAAGATCGGGTTCAAGGCGGAGAAGTTGTATCTGACGGAGGGCGGGGGACTCAGCTTTACTGCGCCGGTGGGTGGCGGGGCGGCGGCGAGTTATGTGTCCGATCCGGCGAATCCGATTCCTTACCGGCCCCGGCCTATTCAGGCTACGTATGGGGATGGATCGAAGTGGCGGACGTGGCTGGTGGACGATCAGCGTTTTGTGAGCGGCAGGAAGGACCTGGCCAATTTTTCTACTCCGGTTTTAGATCATGATGTGACGGTTACAGGGAATGTGAAAGCGGATCTGTTTGCGGCCACTACGGGGAGCGACGCGGATTGGGTGGTGAAGCTGATCGATGTTTATCCCGATGATTCGCCTGGAGAGATGGCCGGGTATCAGTTGATGATCGCGGATGAGATCTTTCGCGGGCGGTATTTGAAGAGCTTTGAGAAGCCTGAGCCGTTGGTGCCGGGTCAGGTGACTGAATTCAAGTGGAGTCTTCACGGAGTGGACCATACGTTTTTGAAGGGCCACCGGATGATGGTCGAGGTGCAGTCAAGCTGGTTCCCGCTGTATGACCGGAATCCACAGACGTTTGTGCCGGATATCATGACCGCTCCGAAGAAGGCCTACAAGGCAGAGACGGAGACGATCTTCGGGTCGGCAAAGTATCCTTCGCATCTGGAGTTTTCGGAATCGAAGTAA
- a CDS encoding CDGSH iron-sulfur domain-containing protein, producing MSEEAVKITVRPNGPLRVEGHIVLTDADGKEWDLTGKPAVSLCRCGASEKRPFCDGSHNKVGFQCLASPALLT from the coding sequence ATGTCAGAAGAAGCAGTAAAGATTACAGTCCGCCCCAACGGTCCATTGCGGGTGGAAGGCCATATTGTGTTGACCGATGCCGATGGCAAAGAGTGGGACCTGACTGGCAAGCCGGCGGTTTCACTTTGCCGCTGCGGCGCGAGTGAGAAGCGGCCGTTCTGCGATGGCTCGCATAACAAGGTGGGTTTTCAGTGCCTGGCCAGCCCGGCGCTGCTTACTTAA
- a CDS encoding UBP-type zinc finger domain-containing protein — MRCTHLDQIRKVKPSSRGCEDCLKIGSSWVHLRMCLICGHVACCDSSPHRHATAHFHATKHPIMRSVEPGEDWGWCYVDEIEVDVA, encoded by the coding sequence ATGCGGTGCACGCATCTGGATCAGATTCGGAAGGTCAAGCCCTCGTCGCGAGGGTGTGAGGACTGTTTGAAGATTGGCAGCTCGTGGGTGCATCTGCGGATGTGCCTGATCTGCGGGCATGTGGCGTGCTGCGACTCGTCTCCGCATCGCCATGCCACGGCGCACTTTCATGCGACCAAGCATCCGATCATGCGATCAGTCGAGCCGGGGGAGGACTGGGGCTGGTGCTATGTGGATGAGATCGAGGTGGATGTCGCTTGA
- a CDS encoding sigma-54 dependent transcriptional regulator has product MSGVIGWDEDVPSAVLVGLTPMGGAKVDEKMPKEPAGHMELLHVMVVDDDEAVRKACCEIAARLGCVVVGAGNATAAQAILKDHQIDLILLDLKLPGGGGMALLEQVKMLHPETAVVVMTAFATVSSAVEAMRIGASDYLTKPFALEDLTLVLERAGQRHHMDVQSRQLRERLRTQQGMGGLVGQSPEMEKLYRILSKVAFSTHPVLILGESGTGKELVARSIHFNGTNAAKPFIPVDCGSLVPTLIESELFGHVKGAFTGADRAKEGLLASADGGTVFLDEIGELPLDLQSKLLRALQEKEVRPVGATQTRPISARVLAATNRDLATMVEQGRFRKDLYFRLNVVNLRIPPLRNRREDIAPLAMHFLERMKKETGVERVFSDETLRMITEYDWPGNVRELENAIERACALSSGPVLHMGDLPTQLQDFRMQRGGAVFPTGDGLNEGHTASETKTSIVTMAELEKKAILETLRQLDGDKLMAARLLGIGKTTLYRKLKEYGIAEG; this is encoded by the coding sequence ATGTCTGGAGTAATTGGATGGGATGAGGATGTGCCATCGGCAGTGCTGGTTGGCTTGACTCCAATGGGCGGAGCGAAGGTTGACGAAAAGATGCCGAAGGAACCGGCCGGACATATGGAGTTGCTGCATGTGATGGTGGTGGACGACGACGAGGCGGTGCGCAAGGCCTGCTGCGAGATCGCAGCGCGGCTGGGCTGTGTCGTGGTGGGCGCGGGAAATGCGACGGCGGCGCAGGCGATCCTGAAAGACCATCAGATCGACCTGATCTTATTGGACCTGAAGCTTCCGGGCGGCGGCGGGATGGCTCTGCTGGAGCAGGTGAAGATGCTGCATCCCGAGACGGCAGTGGTGGTGATGACGGCGTTTGCCACGGTGTCGTCGGCGGTGGAGGCTATGCGGATTGGGGCGAGCGACTACCTGACCAAGCCGTTTGCCCTGGAAGATCTGACTCTGGTGCTGGAGCGGGCGGGACAGCGGCACCATATGGACGTGCAGAGCCGTCAACTGCGGGAGCGGCTGCGGACGCAGCAGGGGATGGGCGGCCTGGTGGGGCAGTCGCCGGAGATGGAGAAGTTGTACAGGATTCTGTCGAAGGTGGCTTTCTCGACGCATCCGGTGCTGATACTGGGCGAGAGCGGGACAGGCAAGGAACTGGTGGCGCGGTCGATCCACTTCAATGGGACGAATGCGGCCAAACCATTTATTCCCGTGGATTGCGGGTCGCTGGTGCCGACGCTGATTGAGAGCGAGCTGTTTGGTCATGTGAAGGGTGCTTTTACCGGGGCTGACCGAGCGAAAGAGGGCTTGCTGGCTTCGGCGGATGGAGGCACGGTCTTTCTGGATGAGATTGGCGAGCTTCCACTGGATTTGCAGTCGAAGCTGCTGCGGGCGCTGCAGGAGAAGGAGGTGCGTCCTGTGGGGGCGACGCAGACGCGGCCTATTTCGGCAAGGGTGCTGGCAGCGACCAACCGCGACTTGGCGACGATGGTGGAGCAGGGGCGGTTTCGCAAGGACCTTTACTTCCGGTTGAACGTGGTGAATCTGCGGATTCCGCCGCTGCGCAACCGGCGCGAGGACATCGCTCCGCTGGCTATGCATTTTCTGGAGCGGATGAAGAAGGAGACGGGCGTCGAGCGCGTCTTTTCAGACGAGACTCTGCGCATGATCACGGAGTATGACTGGCCGGGCAATGTGCGCGAACTTGAAAACGCGATTGAGCGGGCCTGTGCACTTTCGTCGGGGCCGGTGCTGCACATGGGCGACCTGCCGACGCAGTTGCAGGACTTTCGAATGCAGCGTGGCGGTGCGGTCTTTCCCACTGGTGATGGCTTGAATGAGGGGCATACGGCGAGCGAGACGAAGACCAGCATCGTCACGATGGCGGAGTTGGAGAAGAAGGCCATCCTGGAGACGCTGCGGCAGTTGGATGGAGACAAGCTGATGGCGGCGCGCCTGCTGGGGATTGGCAAGACGACGCTCTACAGGAAGCTGAAGGAGTACGGGATCGCGGAAGGTTAG
- a CDS encoding HAMP domain-containing sensor histidine kinase — protein sequence MQATQSRTASEFGSEFAAKFGGGSIGFDGLRCADRGFADCGVAEGAGLAHDAGNLLGALSLYSELLAMPGVLHEEHREFAEELRLLSDRSWAMIHRLVNHARGEREMAAAAGTVLPEVVERCRGVLSRVAGRGVEVSFGVGAYEPIDSRAEVVERILTNLVKNAGESMAGEGVITVIVQGAIVGDRRRVLMTVRDMGCGMSRAAVDRLMQPGGISSTSGRGLGFRVVRELVAMSGGCLNVESEPGLGTSISVEWHAAEAVDTTCFRQVVTELAAAAMC from the coding sequence ATGCAGGCAACGCAGAGCAGGACCGCCTCGGAGTTCGGGTCAGAGTTTGCAGCGAAGTTTGGTGGAGGGTCGATAGGATTTGATGGGCTTCGGTGCGCTGATCGTGGATTCGCGGACTGTGGGGTCGCTGAAGGCGCTGGTCTGGCGCATGATGCGGGGAATCTGCTGGGGGCGCTTAGCCTTTATTCGGAGTTGCTGGCGATGCCGGGGGTGCTGCATGAGGAGCATCGCGAGTTTGCGGAGGAGTTGCGTCTGTTGAGCGACCGTAGCTGGGCGATGATCCACCGGCTGGTGAATCATGCTCGTGGAGAGCGAGAGATGGCCGCGGCGGCGGGAACTGTGCTGCCTGAGGTGGTGGAACGGTGCCGGGGTGTGTTGAGCAGGGTGGCCGGACGAGGAGTGGAGGTTTCCTTTGGCGTTGGGGCGTATGAGCCGATTGACTCTCGGGCAGAGGTGGTGGAACGGATTTTGACAAACCTGGTGAAGAATGCCGGTGAATCTATGGCGGGAGAGGGTGTTATCACGGTGATCGTGCAGGGTGCGATCGTTGGAGATCGACGGCGGGTATTAATGACGGTGCGGGACATGGGTTGCGGCATGAGCCGTGCTGCGGTCGACAGGTTGATGCAGCCCGGCGGAATCTCTTCGACGAGCGGGCGGGGGCTCGGCTTTCGCGTGGTGCGGGAGCTGGTGGCGATGTCGGGCGGCTGCCTGAATGTGGAGAGCGAACCCGGATTGGGTACCAGCATTTCGGTGGAGTGGCATGCGGCGGAGGCTGTCGATACTACGTGCTTTAGGCAGGTGGTCACCGAGTTGGCTGCGGCGGCGATGTGCTGA
- the rph gene encoding ribonuclease PH, translated as MPPTPSQLFRPDNRAADALRLTHITPGYIVMPEGSVLIESGNTRVLCNATVEQGVPGWLRNSGRGWVTAEYGMLPRATLTRTARESERGKVGGRTHEIQRLIGRSLRSVVDMKALGERTIILDCDVLQADGGTRTAAITGACIALALALNKLVAAGTLKASPLRQMLAATSVGIVDGHVLLDLCYEEDARAEVDMNVVMLADGGLVETQATAEKNSYTRQQLSQMLDYAEKGIQELLAAQRTILDATP; from the coding sequence ATGCCCCCGACCCCATCGCAACTCTTCCGGCCCGACAATCGTGCCGCCGATGCTCTTCGCCTCACCCACATCACCCCCGGCTACATCGTCATGCCCGAAGGGTCGGTCCTGATTGAATCCGGCAACACCCGCGTCCTCTGCAACGCTACCGTCGAGCAGGGCGTCCCCGGCTGGCTGCGCAACTCCGGCCGAGGCTGGGTCACGGCAGAGTACGGTATGCTGCCCCGCGCCACGCTTACCCGCACCGCCCGCGAGTCGGAGCGCGGCAAAGTCGGTGGCCGGACCCACGAGATCCAGCGCCTCATCGGGCGTTCCTTAAGGAGCGTGGTCGACATGAAGGCACTCGGCGAACGCACGATCATCCTCGACTGCGACGTCCTCCAGGCCGACGGTGGAACCCGCACCGCTGCCATCACCGGCGCCTGCATCGCCCTCGCGCTCGCCCTCAACAAACTGGTCGCCGCAGGCACGCTCAAAGCCTCGCCACTGCGCCAGATGCTCGCCGCCACCTCGGTCGGCATCGTCGACGGCCATGTTCTGCTCGATCTCTGTTACGAAGAGGACGCGCGCGCCGAAGTGGACATGAACGTCGTCATGCTTGCCGACGGCGGCCTCGTCGAAACCCAGGCCACCGCCGAGAAGAACTCCTACACCCGCCAGCAACTGAGCCAGATGCTCGATTACGCCGAAAAAGGCATCCAGGAGCTGCTCGCCGCCCAGCGCACCATACTCGACGCAACGCCCTGA
- a CDS encoding dihydrofolate reductase family protein gives MGKVRVAAFSISLDGFGAGPRQDINNPLGVRGLELHEWALNTEEFKKMHGQSGGTQGVDNDFAAQSFENVGAWILGRNMFGPVRGPWEGDSWKGWWGDTPPYHTPVFVLTHHARPPLTMNGGTTFYFVTDGLESALQQAKEAANGQDVRIGGGVSVIRQYLFAGQIDEMHLAVSPVVLGEGEQLLSGINLSELGFIPFKTVAGEKATHLLLKKG, from the coding sequence ATGGGCAAAGTTAGAGTCGCTGCGTTTTCAATTTCACTCGATGGATTTGGCGCCGGGCCGCGGCAGGATATCAATAACCCACTCGGAGTTCGCGGTCTCGAACTGCACGAATGGGCCTTGAACACCGAGGAGTTCAAGAAGATGCATGGTCAAAGCGGCGGAACGCAAGGGGTAGACAATGATTTCGCCGCTCAGTCGTTCGAGAATGTCGGCGCCTGGATTCTGGGCCGCAACATGTTCGGACCAGTTCGCGGCCCCTGGGAAGGTGACTCCTGGAAAGGATGGTGGGGTGATACTCCGCCGTACCATACCCCCGTTTTTGTCCTCACCCATCACGCCCGGCCTCCGCTCACGATGAATGGCGGCACTACGTTCTACTTCGTCACGGATGGGTTGGAATCTGCTTTACAGCAGGCGAAGGAGGCCGCCAACGGTCAAGACGTCCGGATCGGCGGAGGTGTGTCTGTGATTCGTCAGTACCTGTTCGCCGGCCAGATCGACGAAATGCACCTGGCCGTATCGCCCGTCGTCCTGGGGGAAGGAGAGCAACTACTTTCCGGAATCAATCTCTCTGAACTTGGCTTCATCCCCTTCAAGACGGTTGCCGGAGAAAAGGCAACACACCTTCTTCTCAAAAAGGGATAG
- a CDS encoding helix-turn-helix domain-containing protein translates to MQITSDIAIVSPVHEKSKPKHRSGCPVSVSLEVLGDRWSLLIIRDLMVRGYHTFKDFQQSGEGIATNILADRLQKLEAAKIITAEPAETDGRRINYRLTEKGIDLAPVLLELLLWGAKHEETGAPCAVMAEMAKNRTAVLAEARRRWQDRDSTPLLPPFDSK, encoded by the coding sequence TTGCAAATTACAAGCGACATTGCTATCGTCTCCCCTGTGCATGAGAAGTCCAAACCAAAACACCGCTCCGGTTGCCCCGTCAGTGTCTCGCTCGAAGTCCTCGGGGACCGCTGGTCTCTGCTCATCATCCGCGACCTCATGGTGCGCGGCTATCACACCTTCAAGGATTTTCAGCAATCCGGCGAAGGCATTGCAACCAACATTCTCGCCGACCGCCTGCAAAAGCTCGAAGCCGCGAAGATCATCACTGCGGAGCCAGCCGAGACCGATGGCCGCCGCATCAACTACCGTCTCACCGAAAAGGGTATCGACCTTGCTCCCGTCCTGCTCGAACTCCTGCTCTGGGGAGCGAAGCACGAAGAGACCGGAGCCCCTTGCGCCGTCATGGCCGAGATGGCAAAGAACCGCACCGCTGTTCTCGCCGAAGCCCGCCGCCGCTGGCAGGATCGCGATTCCACCCCATTGCTTCCCCCGTTTGACAGTAAATAG
- a CDS encoding exo-alpha-sialidase, with product MSKVRVLVGTRKGAFILTSDGKREKWNVSGPHFAGWEMYHLKGSLADPNRIYASQTSGWFGQVIQRSDDGGQTWSPVGNKFSYEGVPGTHQWYDGTAHPWEFKRVWHLEPSLTDPDTVYAGIEDAAIFRSTDGGLNWSELPGLREHGSGPRWQPGAGGMCLHTIILDPTDPQRMYIAISAAGAFRTDDGGKTWQPINQGLHSQYIPDPKADVGHCVHHIAMHPSRPNTLFMQKHWDVMRSDNAGDHWHEISGNLPTDFGFAIDVHAHEPETIYVIPIKSDSEHFPLDGQLRVYRSRTGGNEWEPLTKGLPQQDCYVNVLRDAMAVDTLDSCGIYFGTTGGQVYVSPDAGDTWAPIVRDLPAVLSVEVQTLS from the coding sequence ATGAGCAAGGTAAGAGTATTGGTCGGCACGCGCAAAGGCGCATTCATTCTCACCTCCGATGGCAAGCGGGAGAAGTGGAACGTCAGCGGCCCGCACTTCGCAGGCTGGGAGATGTATCACCTCAAAGGCTCGCTGGCTGATCCCAACCGCATCTACGCCTCGCAGACCAGCGGCTGGTTCGGCCAGGTCATCCAGCGCTCCGACGACGGCGGCCAAACCTGGTCGCCAGTCGGCAACAAGTTTTCCTACGAAGGCGTCCCCGGCACTCACCAGTGGTACGACGGCACGGCGCACCCGTGGGAGTTCAAGCGCGTCTGGCACCTCGAGCCCTCGCTCACCGACCCCGATACGGTCTATGCCGGAATCGAAGACGCCGCCATCTTCCGCAGCACCGACGGAGGCCTGAATTGGAGCGAACTGCCCGGCCTGCGCGAACATGGCTCCGGGCCGCGCTGGCAACCCGGAGCCGGTGGCATGTGCCTGCACACCATCATCCTTGACCCCACCGATCCTCAGCGCATGTACATCGCCATCTCCGCTGCCGGAGCCTTCCGCACCGACGACGGCGGCAAGACCTGGCAGCCCATCAACCAGGGCCTCCACTCGCAGTACATTCCCGACCCCAAGGCTGACGTCGGCCACTGCGTCCACCACATCGCCATGCACCCCTCACGTCCCAACACGCTCTTCATGCAGAAACACTGGGACGTCATGCGCAGCGACAACGCAGGCGACCACTGGCACGAGATTAGCGGCAATCTTCCTACCGACTTCGGCTTCGCCATCGACGTACATGCCCACGAGCCCGAAACCATCTACGTCATCCCCATCAAGTCCGACTCCGAACACTTCCCTCTCGACGGCCAACTCCGCGTTTATCGCAGCCGCACCGGCGGTAACGAGTGGGAGCCACTCACCAAGGGACTTCCGCAACAAGACTGCTACGTCAACGTCCTCCGCGACGCCATGGCGGTGGATACGCTCGACTCCTGCGGCATCTACTTCGGCACCACCGGCGGCCAGGTCTACGTCTCGCCCGATGCGGGAGACACATGGGCCCCCATCGTCCGTGATCTCCCAGCCGTACTCTCGGTCGAGGTGCAGACACTCTCATGA
- a CDS encoding MoaD/ThiS family protein has translation MNTISIRVELPAHLRTLAQVHGEVTLEVAAPVTLRSVLDALEARYPMLLGTIRDHDTQQRRPFLRFFACEEDLSHESPDAPLPEAVVRAAEPLLIIGAIAGG, from the coding sequence ATGAACACCATCAGCATCCGCGTCGAACTTCCCGCGCATCTTCGGACGCTGGCCCAGGTGCATGGAGAAGTAACGCTCGAAGTCGCAGCCCCCGTCACCCTGCGGTCTGTCCTCGATGCGCTCGAAGCCCGCTACCCCATGCTGCTCGGCACCATCCGCGACCACGACACGCAGCAACGCCGTCCCTTCCTGCGCTTCTTTGCCTGCGAAGAAGACCTGTCCCACGAGTCTCCTGACGCTCCACTGCCTGAAGCCGTCGTCAGGGCAGCCGAACCGTTACTGATTATTGGGGCCATCGCCGGCGGCTAA
- a CDS encoding VOC family protein, producing the protein MKEFNTYLNFNGNCRQAMEFYAKCLEAELHVMPYSQGPADMPKEMKDSNKVLHASLSKGTQAIMASDCPPGNPVREGNNFAISINCDSREEVDKLFKSLGEKGKVIMPAADMFWGAYFGMVTDQFGVNWMFNHENPKQN; encoded by the coding sequence ATGAAAGAATTCAACACCTACCTTAACTTCAACGGAAACTGTCGCCAGGCAATGGAGTTCTACGCAAAGTGCCTCGAGGCCGAGCTGCACGTGATGCCCTACTCCCAAGGCCCAGCCGACATGCCTAAAGAGATGAAAGACTCGAACAAAGTCCTTCACGCCAGCCTATCCAAAGGAACGCAGGCGATCATGGCGTCGGACTGCCCTCCAGGAAATCCAGTTCGCGAGGGCAACAACTTCGCCATCAGCATCAACTGCGATAGCCGTGAGGAAGTCGACAAACTGTTCAAGTCTCTCGGTGAAAAGGGAAAAGTCATCATGCCGGCCGCAGACATGTTCTGGGGAGCCTACTTCGGCATGGTCACCGACCAGTTCGGCGTCAACTGGATGTTCAACCACGAGAACCCGAAGCAAAATTAG
- a CDS encoding tagatose 1,6-diphosphate aldolase — protein sequence MSKLTPGKLAGLKAVSDSRGVIAAAAMDQRGSLQKSLAKERGAEADGHDLEVFKTLVTEVLTRHASAILLDPEYGLPASKHRNGKGLLLAYEKTGYDSQTPGRLPDLLDVWSVRRLKEAGADCIKILLYYTPFEKSHINDHKQAWIERIGDECLAHDIPFFLEFVGYDAEGGDEKSLAYAKKKPEIVSGAMAEFGKARYNVDVLKVEVPIAMEFVEGTKAFKGEKAYTRAEALQHFRDAESMTHKPFIYLSAGVSNPVFIETLELAGESGTKFNGVLCGRATWKDGIAVYARQGADAFKHWLETVGVENINNVNEGLKAASPWYLKFGVKSMDELG from the coding sequence ATGTCGAAGTTGACCCCAGGTAAGCTCGCCGGACTCAAAGCCGTCTCCGACTCACGCGGTGTCATCGCCGCAGCGGCGATGGACCAGCGCGGCTCCCTCCAGAAGTCCCTCGCCAAGGAGCGCGGCGCAGAGGCCGATGGCCACGATCTCGAAGTATTCAAGACCCTCGTCACCGAGGTCCTCACCCGTCATGCCTCGGCCATCCTGCTCGACCCCGAGTACGGTCTGCCTGCCTCCAAGCACCGCAATGGCAAGGGTCTCCTGCTCGCCTACGAGAAGACCGGCTATGACTCCCAGACTCCGGGCCGTCTGCCCGACCTGCTCGACGTATGGAGCGTTCGCCGCCTTAAAGAGGCTGGTGCCGACTGCATCAAGATCCTGCTCTACTACACCCCGTTCGAGAAGTCGCACATCAACGACCACAAGCAGGCGTGGATCGAGCGCATCGGCGACGAGTGTCTCGCCCACGACATTCCCTTCTTCCTCGAGTTCGTCGGCTACGACGCCGAGGGCGGCGATGAGAAGTCCCTCGCCTATGCCAAGAAGAAGCCCGAGATCGTCTCCGGAGCCATGGCCGAGTTCGGCAAGGCCCGCTACAACGTAGACGTACTCAAGGTCGAAGTTCCCATTGCGATGGAGTTCGTCGAAGGGACCAAGGCGTTTAAGGGCGAAAAGGCCTATACCCGCGCCGAGGCTCTTCAGCACTTCCGCGACGCCGAGAGCATGACCCACAAGCCCTTCATCTATCTCTCGGCCGGCGTCTCCAACCCGGTCTTCATCGAGACGCTGGAGTTGGCTGGTGAGTCCGGAACCAAGTTCAACGGCGTCCTCTGCGGCCGCGCCACCTGGAAGGACGGCATCGCCGTCTATGCCAGGCAGGGTGCAGATGCTTTCAAACACTGGCTCGAAACCGTCGGCGTAGAGAACATCAACAACGTCAACGAGGGCCTCAAAGCGGCCAGCCCCTGGTACCTGAAGTTCGGCGTCAAGAGCATGGACGAACTCGGCTAG
- a CDS encoding heme-binding protein: protein MIKLADARRMIAAAEKKAEEIKQPMNIAIVDEGGNLIAFERMENAWLGSIDIAQKKAWTSRAFDITTKDLGANSQSGDQFFGIHASNNGKVMIFAGGIPLQKDGKVVGAIGVSGGSGEQDHSVAEAGAAAL, encoded by the coding sequence ATGATTAAGCTCGCAGACGCCCGCCGGATGATCGCGGCAGCCGAAAAGAAAGCTGAAGAGATCAAGCAGCCCATGAACATCGCAATCGTGGACGAGGGCGGAAACCTGATCGCCTTCGAGCGCATGGAAAATGCATGGCTGGGCTCGATTGATATTGCGCAGAAGAAAGCGTGGACCTCGCGCGCCTTCGACATCACTACCAAAGATCTCGGCGCAAATTCGCAGTCGGGCGACCAGTTCTTCGGTATCCACGCATCGAACAATGGCAAAGTTATGATCTTCGCCGGCGGCATTCCTCTTCAGAAGGACGGTAAAGTAGTAGGCGCAATAGGTGTAAGCGGCGGCTCAGGCGAGCAGGACCACTCTGTAGCAGAAGCCGGCGCAGCGGCGCTCTAA
- a CDS encoding antibiotic biosynthesis monooxygenase yields MAKYSLYVPLKPKPGKEAEVEAFLKQGAEMAKKEPGTIAWFALKEDDGRYAIFDTFDDEAGREAHLSGEIAKALMAKADELLAEPPQIHKIGIIANK; encoded by the coding sequence ATGGCTAAGTACTCGCTGTATGTCCCGCTGAAGCCCAAACCCGGAAAAGAAGCTGAGGTAGAAGCATTTCTGAAGCAGGGTGCGGAGATGGCAAAAAAGGAACCGGGAACGATTGCCTGGTTCGCGCTCAAAGAAGATGACGGACGATATGCCATCTTCGATACTTTCGATGACGAAGCAGGGAGAGAGGCGCATTTGAGTGGAGAGATTGCCAAAGCGCTGATGGCGAAGGCAGATGAGCTTCTTGCGGAACCCCCGCAGATTCACAAGATTGGGATTATTGCCAATAAATGA